One window from the genome of Drosophila albomicans strain 15112-1751.03 chromosome 2L, ASM965048v2, whole genome shotgun sequence encodes:
- the LOC117564313 gene encoding bifunctional lysine-specific demethylase and histidyl-hydroxylase NO66-like — MAEISAYQIPDAEKPSPAKKQQQNNAALSPKNAPKHTAKHNGEIKDNGAKQNGVAKSPKAVQKMAMASPKKGLKPNGSGKRAANSNLNESQRKKKQMSSYSDQSDDNASDDYSGGRNDDEGSDDDSNDCGDITVDLTNSVGDSNDTINDDDGDDDDDIDDIDYDDDEVESPAVAPPTAGRRSQDANNNVEKPALTAVVKPKETLLGRRQHDEGEATKAAETGNSQPKQRRVGHLDKPTCEEVHLQDSVEEGKRALSWLMNPIEPQKFFQGYWEQNPCRVVGRKANYFSHLMSFPMIEEMLLKNHLEFTTNIDITSYKNGKRETHNPDGRAMPLTVWSYYSNGYSVRFLNPSTYLEKLRALCTRLQEFFYCLVGANAYLTPPNSQGCAPHYDDIETFVLQVEGRKRWRLYMPPSPSDIMARVSSGNYSQKDLGTPTLDVVLEPGDILYFPRGTVHQAVTEEQQHSLHITLSVYQQSYANLVEKLMPSVMERAIRQHLNLHRGLPLETWRHLGYAAGGQMSEERDKLLGDITKLVQTYLLPSAEQIDAAVDQLAKRFQHEALPPIVQEEEKARTVFGSVSEIDKQGNRQPDYNLTGSTEVRLLRANILRLIKEGKVIRIYYYLDNALEYCKFDASYMEIQPEKVSVVEALIRAYPKYTSVKELPLCPQDRSIEVATALWERGLLMTKEPFK, encoded by the coding sequence ATGGCTGAAATATCAGCTTACCAGATACCAGATGCCGAGAAACCATCACCAgccaagaagcagcagcaaaataatGCAGCACTGTCGCCAAAAAATGCACCAAAGCACACCGCAAAGCATAATGGTGAAATCAAGGATAACGGTgccaaacaaaatggcgtcgCCAAAAGTCCAAAAGCAGTGCAGAAAATGGCGATGGCTAGTCCCAAAAAAGGGTTGAAGCCAAACGGATCAGGGAAAAGAgcagcaaattcaaatttgaatgaatCGCAAcggaagaaaaaacaaatgtccAGCTACAGTGATCAGTCCGATGACAACGCTTCTGATGATTATAGCGGCGGCAGAAATGATGACGAAGGCAGCGACGATGATAGCAATGATTGTGGCGACATTACTGTCGATCTTACGAACAGTGTTGGCGATAGCAACGACACAAtcaacgatgacgatggcgacgacgacgacgacatcgaCGACAtcgactacgacgacgacgaagtcGAGTCACCAGCTGTTGCACCACCAACAGCCGGACGTCGCTCCCAggatgccaacaacaatgtggAGAAACCCGCGCTGACTGCGGTGGTCAAGCCCAAGGAGACGCTCCTCGGACGTCGCCAGCACGATGAGGGAGAAGCCACCAAAGCAGCTGAAACTGGAAACTCGCAACCCAAGCAGCGTCGCGTTGGACACCTGGATAAACCCACCTGTGAGGAGGTGCATTTGCAAGACAGCGTGGAGGAAGGCAAACGTGCGCTCAGCTGGCTGATGAATCCCATCGAGCCGCAGAAGTTCTTCCAAGGGTATTGGGAGCAGAATCCGTGTCGGGTGGTGGGACGCAAGGCTAATTACTTCTCGCATTTGATGTCCTTTCCCATGATCGAGGAGATGCTACTGAAGAATCATTTGGAGTTCACCACAAACATCGATATCACCAGCTATAAGAATGGCAAACGCGAGACCCACAATCCTGATGGACGCGCCATGCCGCTCACAGTTTGGAGCTATTACTCAAACGGTTATAGTGTCCGCTTTTTGAATCCCAGCACTTATCTGGAGAAGTTGCGTGCGTTGTGCACCCGACTCCAGGAGTTCTTCTATTGTCTGGTGGGTGCGAATGCGTATTTGACGCCACCGAATAGTCAGGGATGTGCACCGCATTACGATGACATCGAAACGTTCGTCCTGCAGGTGGAGGGACGCAAACGTTGGCGTCTCTACATGCCACCGTCTCCCAGCGATATCATGGCACGCGTCTCCTCGGGCAATTACAGCCAAAAGGACTTGGGAACACCGACACTCGATGTGGTCCTCGAACCCGGTGATATTCTCTACTTCCCCAGGGGCACCGTTCATCAGGCGGTGACCGAGGAACAACAGCATTCGCTGCACATAACGCTGAGCGTCTATCAGCAATCGTATGCGAATCTAGTCGAGAAATTGATGCCGTCTGTCATGGAGCGTGCCATACGTcagcatttgaatttgcatcGCGGTCTCCCGCTCGAAACGTGGCGTCACTTGGGATATGCCGCTGGTGGTCAAATGTCCGAGGAGCGTGACAAATTGCTCGGTGACATCACGAAGCTGGTGCAAACTTATTTGCTGCCCAGTGCCGAACAAATCGATGCGGCTGTCGATCAGTTGGCCAAGCGATTTCAACACGAGGCTTTGCCGCCAATTGTCCAGGAGGAGGAAAAGGCACGAACCGTTTTTGGTTCGGTCAGCGAGATCGATAAACAGGGCAATCGTCAGCCCGATTACAATCTAACTGGGAGCACCGAAGTGCGTCTGTTGCGTGCCAACATTTTGCGTCTGATTAAAGAGGGAAAGGTCATCCGTATCTATTACTATCTGGATAATGCGCTC
- the LOC117564317 gene encoding ras suppressor protein 1 encodes MNQCLPVNAKMSKAKKVLDEARETQNRELDLVDKGLVSFEELPGLFNMANITRLTLSHNKISIISPGIANLLNLEILNLSNNQLTELPVSLSSMPKLRILNVSINRLDNLPRGFGAFPVLEVLDLSYNNLNEHVLPGNFFGMETLRALYLGDNDFEYIPKEVGQLKNLQILGLRDNDLLELPREVGDLLRLRELHIQNNRLQVLPPEVAQLDLLSNKSVMKMEENPWVNPIAEQYLLGISHVIEYLKTETYKIIYNRHMQAGRSGPPPPKADKSKKASRVRA; translated from the exons ATGAATCAATGCCTGCCTGTAAACGCAAAGATGTCGAAGGCGAAGAAGGTTTTGGATGAGGCGCGTGAGACTCAAAATCGGGAACTGGACCTTGTGGACAAGGGTCTGGTGTCCTTCGAGGAGTTGCCTGGACTAT TTAACATGGCCAATATCACAAGGCTGACGCTGTCCCACAACAAAATCAGCATTATTAGTCCAGGAATCGCCAATTTGCTGAATCTGGAAATACTGAACCTCTCCAATAATCAGCTAACCGAACTGCCAGTTTCCCTATCATCGATGCCCAAGCTGCGCATTCTCAATGTGTCCATCAACCGTCTGGACAATCTTCCCCGCGGATTCGGGGCATTCCCAGTTCTAGAAGTGCTCGATCTGTCCTATAACAATCTCAATGAGCACGTGCTCCCCGGCAACTTCTTTGGCATGGAAACACTGCGAGCTCTCTACCTGGGCGACAACGACTTTGAGTACATCCCAAAGGAGGTGGGTCAGCTAAAGAACCTGCAAATCCTCGGACTGCGCGACAACGATCTTTTGGAGCTGCCGCGCGAAGTAGGCGACTTGCTTCGACTGCGTGAGTTGCACATACAAAACAATCGGCTGCAGGTCTTGCCACCAGAGGTGGCACAGCTCGATTTACTCAGCAATAAGTCAGTGATGAAAATGGAGGAGAATCCCTGGGTCAATCCCATTGCTGAGCAGTATTTGCTGGGCATTAGTCATGTCATTGAATACCTCAAGACCGAAACATACAAAAT CATCTACAATCGTCATATGCAGGCAGGACGCAGTGGGCCACCGCCGCCAAAGGCTGACAAGAGCAAGAAGGCATCCCGAGTGCGTGCCTAA